Part of the Allofrancisella frigidaquae genome is shown below.
CTAGTGATATGACTTTACCACCTAACCTATTCATTGCAGATTCAAATGAAAACCTTGTTCTTGTGCTTGGCTCAAAAAATAATGATGCTAAAACCTTGCCCTCTAGATCTTTTATAATCTCCGATTTAGCTAGTTTATTTTTATATATATCCGCTTGATTAAATAGTTTATATAAGTCATCTTTAGTAATTTGATCACCGCGTAGTAGCTTTTGAAACGATAGCATTGAAAACCCTCAACATTAATGTCATGCTGAAATAAATTCAGCATAGCTTATTTATTTTTTAACTAATTTTTTATTCCATTTCTAGTAGAGAAAGTAGTGGTAGTCGAAGACAACACACCTCGCCTGTCGTTACCCCTCTCAAGAGGAGAATGGGGTAGTTTTTAAAATTAACTATTAATCCACTCTTTAACAGTTTTAACATCAAAATTATTATTAATCTTACGCATATCTTTGACAGCAGTTACAAAGGCTTCAAAGGCACCAACAGTTGTGACATAAGAAACTCTACTCATAATAGCAGCTCTCCTTAACGCTAAGCTTATTTTTAGCTCTTGTCTTATTGATGTGTTAACCAATAAATCAACTTCGCCTGCTTCAATAGCTTTGACAGTACTGTGTACTTGATCATTGCCAATATTATCAGAAGCTTTATCAAAGAGTTTACATTGTAGACCACGCTCTCTTAAAAAGCTTTCGGTACCTTTAGTTGCAAAGATATTAAAACCAAGCTCTATCAGCTCTTTAACTGGTTGAAATATTTTAGGCTTATCAGCATTACTTACTGATATTAGGATATTTCCTTTTAGTGGGAGCTTGTTAAAAGACATCTCTTGAGCTTTGTAGAAAGCTACTCCAAAAGATCTATCCATACCCATAGCTTCACCAGTAGATTTCATTTCTGGACCTAGATAGCAATCGACATCAGCAAACCTGCCAAATGGGAAAACAGCTTCTTTGACAGAGAAATGGCGAGGGATAGGGTTATTTAAGATAAACTCCGAAAGTTTTTTACCAAGCATAAGCTTAGTAGCGATATTTGCGATACTATTACCAGTAGCTTTAGCGACAAATGGTACTGTTCTTGATGCACGAGGGTTTACTTCAATTACATATAATCGTCCATTTTGATAAGCAAACTGAACATTCATTAGACCGATTACATTTAGCTCTTTGGCTAGTTTGATAGTTGCTTGTTTGACTTCTTCAATCTGCTCATTAGATAGAGATCGAGTAGGAATAGAGCAAGCTGAATCACCAGAGTGAATACCAGCCTCTTCGATATGCTCCATGATACCAGCAACAAAGACACGCTCACCACCATCAGCAAGCGCATCTACATCTAGCTCTGTAGCATCTTCTAGGAACTTATCAATCAAAATAGGTCCTTCAAGGATACATTTACTATTAGCTTTGATATAAGCATCTAGCTCCTCTTGTGAATGGACAATTTCCATTGCTCTACCGCCTAAGACATTAGATGGCCTCACAACCACAGGGTAACCGACATTAACAATCTTTTTCTTTAATTCATTAATAGTATATGCAATTGTATTTAGAGGCTGTTTTAAACCAACTTTATCAAGTAGCTCTTTGAATCTCTCTCTATCTTCTGCTAGATCAATCTTATCTGGATCTGTACCAAGTATAGGGATATTATTCTCATGTAGAGCTGATACTAGTTTTAGTGGTGTTTGTCCACCAAACTGTACAATTACTCCAAGAACTTCACCTTTACGCATTTCGTTTTTGATAATATTTAGGACATTCTCGGCACATAAAGGCTCAAAATATAGCTTATCAGAAGTATCATAATCTGTAGAAACTGTCTCTGGGTTACAGTTAATCATGATAGTTTCGATACCTTCTTCTTTAAGAGACTTAGCAGCATGAACACAAGCGTAATCAAATTCTATACCTTGACCAATACGATTAGGGCCACCACCTAAGATGATAACCTTTTTATTAGCAGATATATCTGACTCACAATCCCGCACGATTTCTTCATAGCTATAGTGTTCATAAGTAGAGTACAAATATGATGATTGTGACTCAAATTCAGCAGCACATGTGTCTACTCTCTTAAATATAGGATAGATTTCTTTACCAAACCTAAAGTTTCTAATGTACCTTTCTGTTCTACCAACAAGTTCGGCAATCTTAGCATCTGAAAAACCAAGATTTTTATAAATAGAAAACTCTTCTTTACTATTTGGTAGCCCCGTCTTTTTAAGCTTTTCTTCTGCAGCAACAATATTTGCAATTTGTTCAATAAACCAAGGATCTATTTTACAAGCATCATGGATGTCTTTTTCACTTATACCGTATCTAAGAGCTTGAGCTACTCTTAATATGCGCATAGGAGATAGCTCTTTTAGACACTCTAAAATAACAGCTTTATTTTGATAAAAAGATTTTTCTTTATTATAACCAGGTATCTCAACTTGGTCTAGACCTGTTAGACCAGTTTCAAGTGATACAAGAGCTTTTTGTAAGCTCTCAGAGAATGATCTGCCAATTGC
Proteins encoded:
- the carB gene encoding carbamoyl-phosphate synthase large subunit → MPKRTDIKSILVLGAGPIIIGQACEFDYSGTQACKVLKEDGYTVFLVNSNPATIMTDPTTADKIFIEPITVESVGKIIAREKPDAILPTVGGQTALNCALELDKAGVLEKYNVEMLGAKADSIEKAENRERFNKAMAKIGLEVPRNMVVQSMEQAYKALEDIGLPAIIRPSFTLGGSGGGIAYTKEEFEKIVKNGLNLSPTNEVLIDESILGWKEYEMEVIRDKADNSIIVCSIENIDPMGIHTGDSITVAPALTLTDKEYQIMRDASIAVLREIGVETGGSNVQFAVNPKDGKLVVIEMNPRVSRSSALASKATGYPIAKVAAKLAVGYTLDEIDNDITKVTPASFEPTIDYIVTKIPRFTFEKFPTTSAKLSSQMKSVGEAMAIGRSFSESLQKALVSLETGLTGLDQVEIPGYNKEKSFYQNKAVILECLKELSPMRILRVAQALRYGISEKDIHDACKIDPWFIEQIANIVAAEEKLKKTGLPNSKEEFSIYKNLGFSDAKIAELVGRTERYIRNFRFGKEIYPIFKRVDTCAAEFESQSSYLYSTYEHYSYEEIVRDCESDISANKKVIILGGGPNRIGQGIEFDYACVHAAKSLKEEGIETIMINCNPETVSTDYDTSDKLYFEPLCAENVLNIIKNEMRKGEVLGVIVQFGGQTPLKLVSALHENNIPILGTDPDKIDLAEDRERFKELLDKVGLKQPLNTIAYTINELKKKIVNVGYPVVVRPSNVLGGRAMEIVHSQEELDAYIKANSKCILEGPILIDKFLEDATELDVDALADGGERVFVAGIMEHIEEAGIHSGDSACSIPTRSLSNEQIEEVKQATIKLAKELNVIGLMNVQFAYQNGRLYVIEVNPRASRTVPFVAKATGNSIANIATKLMLGKKLSEFILNNPIPRHFSVKEAVFPFGRFADVDCYLGPEMKSTGEAMGMDRSFGVAFYKAQEMSFNKLPLKGNILISVSNADKPKIFQPVKELIELGFNIFATKGTESFLRERGLQCKLFDKASDNIGNDQVHSTVKAIEAGEVDLLVNTSIRQELKISLALRRAAIMSRVSYVTTVGAFEAFVTAVKDMRKINNNFDVKTVKEWINS